taagtttatgacaattgaaaacttgtagaGCAAGAAGAGCTGTTTTGAAGAATTTCAAAATTAgcatatttatttaagtttatgaCAAGTGAAAACTTGTAGAACTAGAAGAGCTGTTTTGAAGAATTTCAAAATTAGCCGGAAGAGATGAGAAATATCTGTAACATCTTGCCATGAGATATATAACCTTTGGAGTACCTAAGATATATATTCCAAAATGCAGCCCAAGGGTGATTTTCAgttttggttcttctttgatatAATAAACAGCAGTTACAGTCCCAACCAACTAGAAAAAGTGTGTCTCCAAACAGCTTTGGAGGAAAATTCCCTCAACCCACAACATGGTGATTGATAAATCATCCATATGTACTTTTAGTCATATGACCTATTTAATGAGTTATGTAACTTGTTTAATAGAATACACACGGATGGTTTTATGTTTTTCCACGTAATGGGTTGGAGGAGATTCCTTCAAACCAGTTTGGATGAATTTTTGTCCCATAGCTATGTTGTAAACTTGCTGTGGTTGGCTTATTCTAGCATTCAGTGTCAGTTTCAATTCCAGAGttacaatttctttatttttgcatCAATCCATAGGGAAATAAAAGAAGTGCTGGGTTTACCGATGAAGAAAGGAAATCATTTGGGACAAACTTCTTATCAAGGGGCTTTGTGGATACATTTAGAAGGCAACACCCAGGCGTTGTTGGCTATACTTACTGGGGTTATCGGCATGGTTTACGCAAAACAAACAAAGGTATTCCTCAGCCAACATTCATAAATCTAGTTGTTATTTTTCTCTCATTGACTTTGATATTTCAGGAGTACATAACTCCATCCTTCTATGATTAcattttgattgtaatttcgTTCCAAGGATGCATATATCCttaaaaaagtattttgaaacCAAATCACAGAGGTCGGGTTTCAATCTTATGATGCATTGAACAATGAACCTATAGCTTTGTAAAGATTTCTCAAGGTTTAATTTTTCTGGTACTTTCATTATATTCtacttaggctgtgtttggttgccgtaaaatgttttccggaaaatacatattttccggaaatgctaatttctggaaaaggaaaatatttctgtgtgtttggttgcatttcaaaaaattttccggaaaatattttctagtgtttggaaaagaagaaaggaaaacacaaatcagAAAACACAACTCAGAAAACACATCCAGAAAACCCGCCGGCGCGAAGGCGATTCGCCGGCGCGAaggcgatctcgccggcgcgatcgcgttcgcgagatcgcgatctcgccggcgcgatcgcgttcgcgagatcgcgatctcgccggcgcgatcgcgatctcgccggcgcgatcgcgttcgcgagatcgcgatctcgccggcgcgaaCGATCGCGAAGGCGAGATAGATCGCCTTCGCGatcgcgttcgcgagatcgcgatctcgccggcgcgatcgcgttcgcgagatcgcgatctcgccggcgcgaacgatcgcgaaggcgagatcgacgaacgatcgcgatcgtcgatcgacgatcgcgatcgttcgttgacgatcgcgatcgacgaACGCGCTCGtcgctcgtcgatcgacgagagacgatcgcgatcgtcgatcgcgccgctcgatcgacgatcgcgatcgtgcaccgcgccgctcgtcggcgcgatcgtccctctctctctctgatctgggctctctcttctctctctctctctctctctctctctttttccggaagtaaaatgaagtgaaaatgaaggcaGATTTCATTTTCCGTGGTCAAACGGAAAATTCGTGGTCaaccggaaatgattttccggaaaataacgttttccgtgacagccaaacaccgaattttccggaaaatcatttccggaattAGTTTGAAGTCAATTCAAACGCACCCTTAATGTGTTTAAATCAGTATTCCCATTGTCCCAAGCCtcttgaaaaaattatatttgttcttGCATTTAactggattttattttgttacaggGTGGCGGCTAGACTACTTCCTTGTCTCAGAATCCATTGCAGACAAGGCTTATGACTCATACATTCTCCCCGATGTTGGCGGTAGTGATCATTGTCCTATTGGCCTTATCCTTAAGCTTTAGCTCACCCTGATGGTAGGAGGGCTAGTAGCAATTGTTGCCCGCTTGGTGCTTGGCACTTGGCCTCGTATTCAAACTTTTAGTTTTTCCGACCTGTCAAATGCGATATTTTGGGGTTGTTAATATTCTTTTTGGCTTAAGATTATGTGATCAACCTAAATCAGAACAAACAGAACTTAGTAAGTAGTTAATGGTGGAGGGGTACAAGTGAAAATTTTGTAGAGCTTGTTTTGCCACTGTGCTAACAATATTTCAGGTGTTCTAATGGTTTTTACATTAATTTAGTCTTTTGTCAAGaagcttttattattattattatttaagattGCTGTAATTTACACAGGAGGTTGAATTATGGAATATTTGTAGTGGGTAGAAATTGAAAAGTcatcaaaatttgagatttccTACTGTAGAAACCATTCATTGACAATAACTGTATCGCCCAAAAATAAACCTAGCATCTTTTGAAGTACCTTGAGGACTTGATCCAAGTGAGATCTTGGACCTAAAAAGAGGCATATTCTATGCGGTTGGTGTATGCTTTACTCTCACGCTAGTTAATAATATACTAGCAATAATTATGTCAAGCACCAAGGTTTCCTTTCACTTCTGAAGTTGTCAAAAGTCCATTTTTTAGTGTTAACAACTAACAACATTGTTGAGCATTCACAAAATGGCCATGTTTTCTATTATCGGATTATGCATGATTctcttgttattattatataaaccaaagcttgaaatttaaaattatatgttttattttttagaatcattttaaattatatgttaactgtattatttacatattaaaattaGGTAgaaatgttttatatatgattgtgATTATTCTTAATCGCACTTGTGCATATATAAGGAATTACGCATATATAAGGAATTATCGTataagctattttttttttggggttgaaggAAAGGAATTATAAGTTAGTTTGAATGAAAACAAGTTTTAAGCATAAAATATTGGTCAAATTACACTTTTGGACCTCCAATAATACAAGCTTCATccttatataattaattttgtttctccACTATTAATTGTATTTATCTTGTTTCTTGATAAggaatattttgattttaacttTCAAATTCAAGTCCTTTTTAAAGATGATTGAGAAACTCTTGGTGCATACCAAAATctcttaatattttcacaacacccTTATTTTGAATTGTGGTGAGTTTTgatattatctatttttattttattttattttgaatataataaaTAGACACATTAACTACtcataaaaatgttatgaaattttgttattattgtaaAAGAACTCAAATTGATAAATGAATTTTCAAAAGTTGGAATACGGAATTTAATGTATAGAGATGAAATTGAagtcatgagtcatgacaaGTGTATGGAGTATcaataaattgaattttggcCTAAAAagtattttgacaattttttgttgtaataaatatttgactttttgttaattttgacagGTATCTTAATGATGTGAGATAAAACagttatcattattattttttttttttgaaaaagaagttATCTTTAATTTAACCTTAATTGCAAGTACACCATATTTAATGTGAGAAAGTGACGCTAAAaccatatttatttttggtgtcCATTCGGattagcgtgtcgggttcgtgtcgtgttgaGGTAGGGATATTcaactaaatggctcaaccctaacccgacctatttaataatcgtgtcatgatctttcaaccctaacccgacctgttaataaagTAGGTTGACCTGACCTAACCCATTTGACAcacttaataaacgagtcgtgttaGGTTGACAcaaatgtaacacaacccaatTCAActtacataatattaaatataacatccatctagaaataattttttttacatcccaaaaagcaGTGAACTATATAGTTCAACctacattcaaaataatatagttcaacaaaaatataactttcatctagaaataaattctttacactccaaaagaagtgcatccacttcaacccaaattcaaaataacaaagtttaacaaaaataaaataacatagttcaacaaaaatataatatccttggaactcaccaaatgctaagtatcaatattgaaagaatttgagcaaacaaTAGATTAATCATAactatgaccacgattatcatccatagattctttgttgatgtccaacttcataacatcttccacaagctcatccaatttcatttatgcaagttctatgccaaaaaaaaaaagtattattacttctagggtttgtaaagtttcaatttccaattatatcccttgtaaatttttttaattactcacttttctttttaaatttaaaatatatgttggatataaaaggtatttgacaaatctaaaataaaataaatatttatttgttaaatgaGTTAAACGAGTTGTGTTAAACGGACTatttcgggttgacacaaataaattggcgtgtcaaacatgtctattgcgggttacgTGGGTTGACCCATTTATGACGCGTTTCTTATTGTATTGCTTTCGAGTCAACCCGTTTATGACTCAAACCCATTAAtgcccaaccctaacccgaaaaaacctGTGTCGGGTTTgtgtcgtgttcgcgggttgggtcaaacattgacacccctacttACTAGTGCTCTCTAAGCATTAGCAATGGaatattagaaattttatggacacaataattttttttaaaaaaaaaaacctacattTGATTATTGTGATAGATTATtgtagtaaataaaaaagtaatgttaataGTGAGTACAagtaagaattaataaaaacttgccaactcaactgttgtgaaattttttatataagtggTATTGCTTATGAAATAACAATAGTTAGAAAGTGAAGATGACACATAATGTATTGAGCAtatataatcattttcttgAATGAGAGGTGATATCATGTCTTTGAATATGtaacatttattttacattGTATCAATTAGGTGGATGGTAATaagaaagagattttttttttttttttgactgaaagaggtagAATTggtatattaaaattaaaaaaatggtacaaaagtgtaagaagaaagagatattacatataatataaacataaacGTAAGATACATTTTTCTCACATAGGTCTAGTAAAGTGAGATGCTAGAGAAGTAGataggaaatatatatatatatatatatatatatataatatgaagaGTTTGATGTTAAGATAAGATAATAAAGATAGgtaagattatttatttatttatttttttgagaaagaagataataataatttttatacaagatagaaattttactctaacctaatctaaatgtatatgtgtgcgAAACTTCCTTCTGGATATTTAAACCCCAACCTTTACCCCCTATACTCCACAAATACTTATATTTGTGAAAGTGACCATTGCAACtaattcttaaaaaagaaaaaagatatgtaagataaatttttagatatttgataaaaaaaatttaacatatatatattttttcctttttaatgggagaaaataatttaactaatttaccacaaaaaaaaaagcaattatttttttttgagaggtaaaaaaaaaaaagaaaaagaaaaagaaagagaaaaatcaaCACTGGGAGAGCAACAACAGCCAATCTAAGGTGAACTCATTGCTGATGTGGCCAATAAGATGACATGGCAAGCTATGATTGGGCCAAGTGACACgacaatgaaaatgaaaagaaaaattcttcccCCTCCTCAAAATTCTAATTCTTGCCTGCTCCAAAACGCAgagttttatttataaaattgcaaaaaatttcaacaCAGATTTAAACGCACAGAAAGAAGGCAATTTACACATAGacacagagagaaagagagtcaGCCATGGCAGCTCGCAAGAGAGCTCAAACAGCCACAACCACAGAGCaagagaaacccaaatcccaagcccccacaacagcaacaacaaaaactgctactactactactacttcaAATGAGCCTCCAACTGCGCCGCTGAAATCCAAGACAAGTTTCATTCTCAAGCTCTCGCTTTTGCTCCTAGCACCTTACTTCTACCTCATCTTCCACCACTACAACATCGACCGTGACCTCAAGAAATCCATCCTCATCAATGCTGTGCTCAGCCTTGTTGGGTTCTTCGTCACCGTCAAGATCATACCCGTCGCTTCCAGATACGTCCTCAGGCGCAATCTCTTTGGCTTCGATATCAACAAGAAGGGCACCCCTGGAGGCAATCTCAGAGTGTGAGTCTTTTTCATCTTTGCTTGAGGTTTACTTGTGATTATTTGTTGACTTTATCATCTGGGTGTGTGTTGGATTTTGGttttaaagtttgaattttgTCAGATGGCCATGTGTCAAATTTGGTTTTTCGTTGACTTTTGTCAACTGGATATgtgttagatttggtttttgattgaattttattAACTGGGCATGTGTTAGATTCggtttttaattgaatttgtcTACTGGGTGTGTGCTAGATTTTGGttttgaagtttgaattttGTCAGCTGGGTATGTGGcaaatttggtttttgattgaattttatcaactggGTATGTTTTAGATATGGCTTTTGATTGAATTTGTCAACTGAGTATCTGGGTCGAATTTATGAAAGTGAGTTTAtgttggattttcaattttcatggcAATTGCGATTGGAGGTGTGATTTTTTACCCCCATTTGTTTGAAGTTATTTCTTGATTGATATTAATGATTTCTACTGGTATGTATCACTTTGCTTATCACTGTTAAtgtaaaatctatatatatgaaGTTAGTTAGATGAGCTGATTATCTATAAGATCCAAGATTTGCATCTGGGttgttcaaattttgttttctaattttaacgttttaaaattgtttgtttattggATATTATACGAGCTGCATCGCCCTTGTTTTGAATCggatgtaattttcctatgagaCTTCTTAAACTTAataaccattttaaaattgaatgTATGATTATGTTTGTCTTCTCCTTTTTGGTTTAATACATTCTGTTATTTCTCTTTTGTCAGACTATAGATGGAAACCTGTAAAATGCAGGTTCACAGTTTGTAGGTGCTTGCAAATGGTCCAACAACccgaaaataaaaatttatgggggacaatttatttttgatttctGCTATTAAAAGTTTCAGGAGTtcctaaatataaattttaacagGTCTTAAgcaatcaatcaatttttgattGTGAGGGTTTGTAAACCATAGGAGcaaatatttcatattaatGCTTGTCAAAGGGAGATGCTAAGTTCAAAGAAACACCATGAATATTATTGTTAAATTCTCTTCTCTCCCTTCAAAGATTCTTGTCattcataagtaataatttgaGATAAGATTTCAGTACATATTTCTTCCCCCCCACCTCCCCCCCTCTCCCCATTGTTTTGTTTATCTATAAATCTTATGTATGTATTAAAATTCCACCATTGAACTTGATTATGATATTATGTATGTTTGCAGGCCTGAATCATTGGGTATAGTTGTTGGAATTGTTTTCTTGGTCGTGGCCATCTTATTTCAGTATTTTAACCTCACATCAGATTCCAATGTAAGTTTATTGTCTTATTTCTAGCTCATGAACTTGTGCAAaattaaaatggaaaagaagaaaaagaagaagaatgtttGAGCACATGGCTTTTTGAATTATATTGTTCAATTATTGTTTCTTAAATCTTCTACCACTGAAAGCTTTAGTTCAAGTGGTACCTCCCCAAGCATTAGAGCATGGGGTTGAAGGGGTGCAGGAGGTCAGGTAGTAGAAGGAGCATAATTTCTAACcaatatcaaaaaatttcaaactagaaaattaatgataaaatttttaCACTATGGGCTTCTAAGTACTGGTAACATTTTGAGGGATGTATGGATATCTATCTCCCCCCCATAAAAAAGTGTTGAGGGGCATATGGGTGCGTTATGGTCCTctagtcagttttttttttttttttttattattttttatttgataagtaacTTAAaagtatattatcaaaaaaaaaaaaccctgacTAGAGGACCATAAGGTTAATGTGGTTATTAGTCAGTTTTTATTCTATCTAATTGTATCCttctgaattttaaatttttctgtttttgaacTTAAGGTTAATGTGGTTATTAAGGACATTTATGATGAAACTATTGCTAGTTTGAATATTCACTGAGGACAAATACATATGACCAGACATTCTTGTCAAAAAATTGGCAGTGATCTAAGATTTTAAATGGATcaaatttcagaattttcatGGCTTCTTTTATCTTTGATGGAAGTGAGGTGGGGAATGTTACCAGTAGTCATGATGGTCTGGTTTGAGGTGGGATTGGCATTATAGGGTTTTCAGGAAGGTAGATATTATTGTGGTCCACCTTCAGCAACCTTTAGCAGGCTCGCAGGAAAATGGAGAATCTTTGGGAAGCATGTGAGGGGCATATAATACTTTTGTACGCAATCTATTCTTTCTGTCTTCGTTTTGCTTGAGAGAGTGGAAGTTCGATGGGGATTTGCTTTTTCACGTTTACTTCAAATAAATTctcttctctttgtttctttgtgttTTCTATCGATCATTTTAAGGTAGAGATGTTTTAAGTTTCTTTTTCATAGTTACTGGGGCCTCCTTGGATTAATTTTACACTCATGTCATCATGGCCTTATGCCTTATTCCTAATATCATATTAATAAGTGGGTGACATGCTTTAGCTAGAAGAAAATTGAAGTGTTTACTAAATCAATTATGCAGTGGCTTGTCCAGTACAATGCGGCATTAGCATCCATCTGCTTCATGACATTACTTGGGTTTGTCGATGATGTCCTTGATGTCCCTTGGAGAGTGTGAGTCCCTAGTCATCTTTGCCTGTTTTGTTCTATAAGCATTTGTTTTAGCATAATTTCTGTACTATTGCtttgttaatttcttatatGCTTCCTTGTGATTGTGAAGAGCAGGAAATTACTGCTGCCATCAGTTGCTGCTCTTCCTTTGTTGATGGCCTATGCTGGGCATACAACTATTATTATACCAAAGCCTCTCATTTCATATGTTGGCCTAGAGATTCTTGATCTAGGTATGATTTCTGATGTAGAGAAATGATATGACAGATAGAAACAAACCATTGAAAAATGTCTTTATGTtacttattctctctctcccttttcttACATCAACCTatctttcaatcattt
The sequence above is drawn from the Quercus robur chromosome 7, dhQueRobu3.1, whole genome shotgun sequence genome and encodes:
- the LOC126693613 gene encoding uncharacterized protein LOC126693613, whose translation is MAARKRAQTATTTEQEKPKSQAPTTATTKTATTTTTSNEPPTAPLKSKTSFILKLSLLLLAPYFYLIFHHYNIDRDLKKSILINAVLSLVGFFVTVKIIPVASRYVLRRNLFGFDINKKGTPGGNLRVPESLGIVVGIVFLVVAILFQYFNLTSDSNWLVQYNAALASICFMTLLGFVDDVLDVPWRVKLLLPSVAALPLLMAYAGHTTIIIPKPLISYVGLEILDLGWIYKLYMGLLAVFCTNSINIHAGLNGLEVGQTVVIASAILIHNIMQIGATTDPEYKQAHAFSIYLVQPFLATSLALLSFNWYPSSVFVGDTYTYFAGMTMAVVGILGHFSETLLVFFAPQVLNFLLSLPQLSGLVPCPRHRLPRFDPKTGLLTGTNDGTLVNFTLRLLGRKSEKSLCIVLLVFQAIACCLCFALRYFLTGWYK